The following proteins are encoded in a genomic region of Protaetiibacter sp. SSC-01:
- a CDS encoding MerR family transcriptional regulator — protein sequence MLISELSARTGASVPTLKFYLREGLLHPGESLSQTRSAYDETHVRRVGVIRALTETVGLSVQQARGVLAVVDEPGPDLYAAYGRALGHLPPAVPAADDYPRARAVIERLGWAYEPEHVATRQLEQALAAAEAVGVPLDDERLAAYGPHVHAIAEHDLARVPREPDAAIAYAVLGTAAHEPVLAALRRLAHQDIAARGAAG from the coding sequence GTGCTGATCTCCGAGCTGTCCGCCCGCACGGGCGCGAGCGTGCCGACGCTCAAGTTCTACCTGCGCGAGGGGCTGCTCCACCCCGGCGAGAGCCTGTCGCAGACCCGCTCGGCGTACGACGAGACGCACGTGCGACGCGTGGGCGTCATCCGGGCCCTCACTGAGACTGTGGGACTCAGCGTGCAGCAGGCGCGCGGCGTGCTCGCCGTCGTCGACGAGCCGGGGCCCGACCTGTACGCCGCCTATGGCCGGGCGCTCGGTCACCTGCCGCCCGCGGTCCCGGCGGCCGACGACTACCCGCGCGCCCGCGCCGTCATCGAGCGACTGGGGTGGGCGTACGAGCCGGAACACGTCGCGACGCGCCAGCTCGAACAGGCGCTCGCGGCCGCCGAGGCCGTGGGCGTGCCGCTCGACGACGAGCGCCTCGCGGCCTACGGGCCCCACGTGCACGCCATCGCCGAGCACGACCTCGCGCGCGTGCCGCGGGAACCGGATGCGGCGATCGCCTACGCCGTGCTCGGAACCGCCGCGCACGAGCCCGTGCTCGCGGCCCTCCGCCGGCTCGCGCACCAGGACATCGCGGCGCGCGGCGCCGCCGGTTGA